From one Mesomycoplasma ovipneumoniae genomic stretch:
- a CDS encoding heat-inducible transcriptional repressor HrcA, translating into MSRLDAKKEKYLKQIVENFIKTGESIGSNALKQNYSIKKSSSHLRMVMNQLEKDGFLEKPHISSGRIPTLRGFQYYAEFLSFDENEILANKLKDLFARRRVSIENTISEAFKLISESVGTTIITTTSNENDRLMSINLTQISQNEGIVVVVSSSGSVENKKITFSHSISLQDVKIAIRLFQQRLINTPLAEVSSKLIILKQELEKQIKHSDELLHHFIHKIFNFQIQNKSDVYNKNMLILDSEISRTRLVDLLNLIEKKSIWEMLDEKTTTEDETLKISIESPETSFISKKLEKSFAIKEISMIGSTKKINYSAARTGIKLLEDFLSNKNKNRKE; encoded by the coding sequence ATGTCAAGGTTAGATGCTAAAAAAGAAAAATATTTAAAGCAGATAGTTGAAAATTTTATTAAAACCGGAGAATCAATCGGTTCAAACGCTTTAAAACAAAATTACAGCATAAAAAAATCCTCTTCACACCTTAGAATGGTAATGAATCAACTTGAAAAAGATGGTTTTTTGGAAAAACCTCACATTTCAAGCGGTAGAATTCCAACACTAAGAGGGTTTCAGTACTATGCTGAATTTTTGTCATTCGACGAAAACGAAATTTTAGCAAATAAACTAAAAGACTTGTTTGCGCGCCGACGTGTTAGCATTGAAAATACAATTTCTGAAGCCTTTAAATTGATTTCTGAATCGGTTGGCACCACAATAATCACCACAACAAGCAACGAAAATGACCGTTTAATGTCAATAAATTTGACACAAATATCGCAAAATGAAGGAATTGTCGTCGTTGTTAGCTCTAGTGGTAGTGTTGAAAATAAAAAAATCACATTTTCACATTCAATTTCGCTGCAGGATGTCAAAATTGCAATTCGCCTATTTCAACAAAGACTAATAAATACTCCATTAGCAGAAGTTTCATCAAAATTAATAATTTTAAAACAAGAATTAGAAAAACAAATTAAGCATAGCGATGAACTTTTGCATCATTTTATACACAAAATTTTTAACTTCCAAATCCAAAATAAATCAGACGTTTATAATAAAAATATGTTAATCTTAGATAGCGAAATTTCTAGAACCAGACTTGTTGATTTGCTTAATTTGATTGAAAAAAAGTCGATTTGAGAAATGCTAGACGAAAAAACTACCACTGAAGATGAAACCTTAAAAATCAGTATAGAATCGCCTGAAACCTCATTTATCTCAAAAAAACTTGAAAAATCCTTTGCAATCAAGGAAATTAGCATGATAGGATCAACGAAAAAAATTAATTATTCTGCAGCGCGAACAGGCATAAAACTTTTAGAAGATTTTCTATCAAATAAAAACAAAAATAGAAAGGAATAA